Within Bradymonas sediminis, the genomic segment GTTCAGGGTTTTCTGCCACTATTTTTACGGCGCTTTCAACATCGTCGATAAAGTCGTTTCCAAGTCCGCGGGCCCGAGCTTCATAAAAGTCGACCGACGCCAAAAACTCCTCGCGAGCTGGAGCGAGAAACTGAGTCTTCATGATGACGCGCGTTCCCGCGCCTCATGCATCACATCTTCTGCCGAAACGGACTCAACGCTCCCGTCCCGGTAGCCCTCGACGCGTTGCCGCGCCTCGTCTTTCCACGCGGCGGTAATTAAATCCTCGTCATCAAGGCTTGCGATCAACCGACGCGCGAGCTCCGCACGTTTGGTCCGCGACAACGCGAGTGCTGCCGCTTCAACGTCTTGGGGTGCTAATGACATGGTGACTCCGATTTGGGGGGCGGCTTCTACGCTTTTATAATATAGCGACAACGCCGACTAATTCCCACACGAAATCGGAGCCGCGCTCCTCGCCGAAGGCGGGGATCGTGGCTTGGCGAGGGAGGTTGGTTTTGCGTGGGCTTTGCGGGAGAGTAGTTACGCGAACCGACCACCTTGCAGACGCGCAATTGCGCGAGGCGACCACTTTGCCGATCCGCAACGGGCCCCCGGCCGCTGGACGCGGCCAGCCCCCAGGCTTCGCCCAGGGGCTTATTTCACTGCCGATGCAACCACCTTGCAGACGCGCAATTGCGCGAACCGACCACTTCGCAGACGCGCAATTGCGCGAACCGACCACTTTGCCGATCCGCAACCTCGAAAACCGACCACCCCTAATAACTCGACCATTTTCGCCCCCCAGGCGCAGCCTGGGGGGCAGGCGCACATGCGCCGGGGGGCCGCGCCGCGAACCGACCACTTCGCAGACGCGCAATTGCGCGAACCGACCACTTCGCAAACGCGCAATTGCGCGAACCGGCCACTCAGAAAAACAGCGAGACCGAGGCGTTGACGAAGAAATAGTCGGTGTCGCTGAGGTCCATGCGGAAGCCGGTGTCGATGCCGGCGGATTTCAGGCGCAGGCCCAGGCCGGCGGTGAGCATATTGCGCTCGTTGACCTGCAGGCGTTGGTAGCCCAGGCGCATGGGGACGACGCCACCGGCGAAATACTCGACGCCGCCCTGGAAGAAGGGGTGCACGGCGTTGGGGTCGGAGGTCAGGTCGGCGCCGCCGTCGATGGCGACGACGAAGGATTGCCCGTCGGCGATGCTCAGGCCGCCGGCGACGGTGGTCGGGGCGACGGTGGAGCAGAGGTTATCTTTTTGGCAGACGTCGAGCAGGTTGCGCCCGGCGACGCCGATCTGGATCATATCGCTGACCCGAAAGAGGGCGCCGGCGTCCAGGGTGAAGCCGTTGATGAGCTCGACGGTTTCGGCGTCGGGGACGTCTTGTTTGACGATCATATAGCGCCCGCCCACGCCGATCGAGATCTGCTCGGGGAGCGCCGGGATGGCGATGGCCAGGCGGATGTCGTGGCCGCTTAGCCCGCTGTGGTCGGCGTTGCCGAAGTGGTAGCTATAGGCGACGCCGGCGGCGACGTCGGGGTTGGTCTTGCTGTCGATGATCGAGGCGTTTAGCACCGAGCCGGTGGGGGTGTATTCGTAGACCCCTTCGGCCTGGTACATCATCCGGCTGGCGACGCCGCCGGGGTTGAAATACATCGCGGAGGTGCCCTCGGCCACGCCGGTATACGCCTGTCCCATGCCCGAGGGGCGCACGCCGCGGCTGAATTCCTGGGCGAATGCGGTTTGAGCCACGAGCAGCCCCGCGATGAGCACGCTGAGCGAGGAGATCGATTTTAGATACTTCTGAAAATCACGCATTCTTATTCCACTTATAAAAGACAGAGACGCCCGGCGGTTGGCCCGAGGACGGCGCAAACTCTATATCGTAAAGCGCGCCGAGGTAAAGCCTCGCAAGTCTTCGGGGACGGCGCCGCCAAGGATCGCGTCGGCGACGCCCAGGGCGGTGATGGGGGTCAGCAGGATGCCGTTTCGCCCGTGGCCACACGCCAGCCAGAGGCCGTCGACCGGGGTGGGGCCGAGCACCGGCAGGTTGTCGATGGAGACCGGGCGAAAGCCGGTCCAGATGTCCAGAAGATCGTGGTCGTAGATGCCGGGCATGGTCTCCCAGGCGCCGCGCAACAGCTCGAAGACCCCGCCGGCGGTGGGCGAGGGGTTGAAGCCGCGCTCCTCCATGGTGCCGCCGATGAGCAGGCGGCCGTCGGATTTGGGGACCAGGTAGGCGTCGGGCGCGCGGATGACGTGGCGGCAAATCGCAGGCTCGCCCAGCGCCACCGAGAGCATCTGCCCGCGCACCGGGCGCACGCGCGGCAGGACGCCGCGCGGGATGCCCTTGATGGAGCGGGTCCAGGCGCCGGCGGCGATCAGGAGGTTATCGCACACGACGCGGTCGCCCGCCGCGGTGCGCAGCGCGCGGACTTTGTCGCCCTGGCAGTCCACCGATTCGATGGCGCAATTTTCGATTAACTGCCCGCCGGCGCGCTTAAAAGCCTGCGCCATCGCCTGGGTGAGCCGCAGCGGGTCGACCTGGTGGTCGGAGGCGATATACAGCGCGGATTGCAGGTTCGGGTCGAGGCCGGGCTCGAGCTCGCGGGCCTGCTGGGCGTCGAGCTTCTCGGCGCCTAAGCCGCATTTGACGCGGTAGTCGTGGGTGTGCTCCAGGGCGATCGCGTCGTCGGCGTCCAGCCCGATCAGCAGGGTGCCCTCGTCGCGGTAGTCGACGCTGATGCCGGCGTCTTGCTCGAGCTCGGCGACGAAGTCCGGGTAGAGGGCGA encodes:
- a CDS encoding addiction module protein, translated to MSLAPQDVEAAALALSRTKRAELARRLIASLDDEDLITAAWKDEARQRVEGYRDGSVESVSAEDVMHEARERASS
- the thiO gene encoding glycine oxidase ThiO, encoding MIQSTEFAIIGAGVAGLSIGWRLAKSGIKVTIFERDAAGQGASRAAAGMLAPSSEVAFEEDALLHLGLKSLALYPDFVAELEQDAGISVDYRDEGTLLIGLDADDAIALEHTHDYRVKCGLGAEKLDAQQARELEPGLDPNLQSALYIASDHQVDPLRLTQAMAQAFKRAGGQLIENCAIESVDCQGDKVRALRTAAGDRVVCDNLLIAAGAWTRSIKGIPRGVLPRVRPVRGQMLSVALGEPAICRHVIRAPDAYLVPKSDGRLLIGGTMEERGFNPSPTAGGVFELLRGAWETMPGIYDHDLLDIWTGFRPVSIDNLPVLGPTPVDGLWLACGHGRNGILLTPITALGVADAILGGAVPEDLRGFTSARFTI